Genomic segment of Malus domestica chromosome 15, GDT2T_hap1:
GTATCATATGTGGGAAAAGAACATAAATAACGTAAGGATGATTCTCAAgtagaaagaaaataataataatgatctATTATGTTCAAATCTTGTCCCAGCACAAGGAGAGAACTACATGTAATGCAAACTTCCATTGCCTGCATCtgtttataacaaaaaaaagaaaagaaaataaaggtaGAATGGAATTACCTGCAGCCGTACGAGCCCTTTTTGGTTGCCATGAGCAAGTGGGCGCTGCACCAAGCTTTGCCAGTAGCTCTTAATTGAAAAAGGCTCAAACCGCAAAAATGCCatcaaagaaaacaaatcaaatgAGCTATTCTGGATGGGTGTTCCAGTAACCGCCCACCTTCGCTTAGCCTTCAAACTAGTAACAGCTTGACTTTGTTGAGCATTAACATTCTTAATCATGTGTGCCTCATCCAAAATGACCCTCCACCACTCAATCTCTTTAACAGGGGATTCCGTCCAAGAATTTTCAGTAGCCAAAATACTATATGTAGTCAACACTATATCATACTCCTTAAGCTCCTCAGCATTGCTAGTCCGCTCTCCGTAGTACATATATACCTTCAGTCTACCCGGCCTAGTGTGTTCTCCTAGTTGTGTTACCCAAGTCGAAAACACAGAAGGTGGGCACACAACTAATGTTGTCTTGGTACTACAATACCCCAAAGACTTATCATCTACACTCAAACATTTTTCTTCCACATTGCTGCCAGCACTGGCATCCTCAGTTTTGCGTTTTTTCAGTGACCCGGTGCCTTTTTTACTTGGGGCACCCCTCTTACCTTTCTTACTAAAAGAAACAGACAAAGACTCATCCTCACGCATTTTGTTATCATCTAGTACGCTTACATCTGAACTACCATATTTATCAAACGCAATCAAAGACAGCAAAGTTAAAGTCTTACCCAACCCCATATCGTCAGCGAAAATCCCACCTCTTAGAGGCTCCGGTCGCTTATCAGTGTGGTAATTGGTCAAGACATTCACAAAAGAACCACCTTTCTCTTCCCAAAAGGGAGGCAAGTCACCAGAATTCTCTCTATGCACCAACCATCCCAAGCCTTCTTTCTGGTGAACAAACAGCTCTGATTTGATCACTTGATTTGGAGGTTCCAATGCTTGTAAGGCCCCCTTTCTGCTCGCACTCTCCTCCACCAGCTTGAAAATCTCATCTACACTCTTGGAACCCCTCTCAGCCTTCTTCTCCTTGACAACCACCGACTCGGATAGAGTGAAAGACGCATCGGAATCGGAAATCAGCTGCAACCCAGATTGCAAAATTGCTGATTTCGCAGAGGGAAAGGCTTCAAACCTTGCAAAGATGTGAACTTGGCAAGGAATCTTGAACCTGTTGGGCTTAGAGCGCATATTGGGCACAATGCCTTCGACGGAAATCAAATTCGAGTCGATCAAGGGGGCAAGGACGGCGGCGACGGAGCGTTCGATGTGACCCACCTGACGCGTTTCGGTATTAAGGACTTTGATGGCGTTGGAGTCGTAGGGATTGAGGGGTTCGCGGACAAGACCCACCATTTCTCGGCCACTGATGGTGCCTGAATAGTATTGAATTCCAACGATGCTGGCGATGACGAAGCCGAGCATGAAGGTGTccgaggaagaagagagagactgCGAGTCTTGGTCCTGGGAAGAAAGAGCGGCAAAGTCATCGGCGTCGGGCGGAGGGTCTTGCCACTGATCGAGGGACATGAAGAGTTTTACGGGATCTTCTTCCTCCATTGCTTTGATGTGATTTCTTTCTACAATTTGGACGATGAATGGCGGTTTCGAGTTTAGACTCCCTAGAGTTTTCggttgaggagagagagagagagaggggaaggaGTCGGTGCGTCGGCTTTTGATTCGGTGTCGCAATCGTATATGAATGTGATTGAAACTTTGAATGGCATCGAAAGGAAAGGTGCGGTTCAAGGAGAAGATGACACGCACCATTTAGAGCCAAGACTGTCCAAACACCCGTTACTCGGCTTCAAATGGGTAGACACGTTATGACGTTAAAGCATCATCTCCGATATACAACACGAGACATCTGAATGCAGAAATGCATGGGCGCAGAGCCTACAGGTCAGTTCGTGCCGACACGCCCATCAAATGCAATTCATTTCAGAAACATCACATTTGATTTCACATGTTTATATTTCGCATTTTTAAACTTTTTGTTTCCCTCGCACCGCACGTTAAAAGACTCTATTCCTCTGCCAACGAGAGTTGGTTCGGTTGGTAAGTACGTGCTTGTTGGGATGGGTTGGTTCAGTTGGTAAGGATGTGCTTGTGGGGATGGATTTAGTC
This window contains:
- the LOC103415525 gene encoding putative SWI/SNF-related matrix-associated actin-dependent regulator of chromatin subfamily A member 3-like 1 — encoded protein: MVRVIFSLNRTFPFDAIQSFNHIHIRLRHRIKSRRTDSFPSLSLSPQPKTLGSLNSKPPFIVQIVERNHIKAMEEEDPVKLFMSLDQWQDPPPDADDFAALSSQDQDSQSLSSSSDTFMLGFVIASIVGIQYYSGTISGREMVGLVREPLNPYDSNAIKVLNTETRQVGHIERSVAAVLAPLIDSNLISVEGIVPNMRSKPNRFKIPCQVHIFARFEAFPSAKSAILQSGLQLISDSDASFTLSESVVVKEKKAERGSKSVDEIFKLVEESASRKGALQALEPPNQVIKSELFVHQKEGLGWLVHRENSGDLPPFWEEKGGSFVNVLTNYHTDKRPEPLRGGIFADDMGLGKTLTLLSLIAFDKYGSSDVSVLDDNKMREDESLSVSFSKKGKRGAPSKKGTGSLKKRKTEDASAGSNVEEKCLSVDDKSLGYCSTKTTLVVCPPSVFSTWVTQLGEHTRPGRLKVYMYYGERTSNAEELKEYDIVLTTYSILATENSWTESPVKEIEWWRVILDEAHMIKNVNAQQSQAVTSLKAKRRWAVTGTPIQNSSFDLFSLMAFLRFEPFSIKSYWQSLVQRPLAHGNQKGLVRLQVLMETISLRRTKDKGLIGLPPKTLEICYVELSGEERELYDQMEGEAKSVVRSYIDADSVMRNYSTVLSIILRLRQICTDVALCPSDLKSLLPSNNIEDASKNPELLKKIVEVLQDGEDFDCPICISPPTDIVITCCAHIFCQACILKTLQRTKPCCPLCRHALSHSDLFSAPQTASDSDNTASSKTTLSSKVNALLKLLVTSREQNPLTKSVVFSQFRKMLIYLEEPLKAAGFKTLRLDGSMNAKKRAQVIKEFGMTGQDAPTILLASLKASGTGINLTAASRVYLLEPWWNPAVEEQAMDRVHRIGQKEDVKIVRIVARDSIEERILELQDKKKKLAKEAFRGKAAKDRRDVGADDLLVLMGM